One region of Mucilaginibacter sp. 14171R-50 genomic DNA includes:
- a CDS encoding Gfo/Idh/MocA family protein has protein sequence MTKTKVAILGAGFISDIHVESYHRFIPEAEIVAVYARNLDKAKAFAEKHHIPAYFDEVDKLLAETDCQVVDICVPNYLHAVNTIKAANAGKHVIIEKPLAVTLEEADEMIAACKANDVKLMYAEELCFAPKYERARQVVKEGAVGEVYMLKQAEKHSGPHTDWFYDINLAGGGVLMDMGCHAMGWFRWMLGNAKVKDVYATMNTVYHTGRTKGEDNAVVIVEFENGVTCVAEDSWAKHGGMDDRCEIYGKGGVIYADLFMGNSALTYSREGYGYAMEKADTSAGWSFTIFEEVYNQGYPHELKHFIECVRENKTPLVTGEDGRAVLEILYAAYASAGQGKKISLPFTPKVDRPIDLWLNPKQE, from the coding sequence ATGACCAAAACTAAAGTGGCCATCCTGGGTGCCGGATTTATATCAGACATCCACGTAGAATCATACCATCGTTTTATACCCGAGGCCGAGATCGTGGCTGTATATGCCCGTAACCTTGATAAGGCAAAGGCATTTGCCGAAAAACACCACATCCCCGCATATTTTGATGAGGTGGATAAACTGCTTGCCGAAACCGATTGCCAGGTGGTAGATATTTGCGTACCTAATTACCTCCATGCCGTTAACACTATTAAAGCCGCTAATGCGGGCAAGCACGTTATTATTGAAAAGCCGCTGGCCGTTACTTTAGAAGAGGCCGACGAAATGATAGCCGCCTGCAAAGCCAATGACGTAAAACTGATGTATGCCGAAGAGCTTTGCTTCGCGCCAAAATACGAGCGCGCCCGGCAGGTAGTTAAGGAAGGCGCCGTTGGCGAAGTATACATGCTTAAACAAGCCGAAAAACACTCAGGCCCGCATACCGATTGGTTTTACGATATAAACCTGGCGGGTGGCGGCGTACTGATGGATATGGGCTGCCACGCTATGGGCTGGTTTCGCTGGATGCTTGGCAACGCAAAAGTGAAAGACGTTTATGCAACCATGAACACCGTTTACCATACCGGCCGCACCAAAGGCGAAGATAACGCAGTGGTGATAGTAGAGTTTGAGAACGGCGTTACCTGCGTTGCCGAGGATAGCTGGGCCAAACATGGCGGCATGGACGACCGCTGCGAGATATACGGCAAGGGCGGTGTTATTTATGCCGACCTGTTTATGGGCAACTCGGCGCTTACTTATAGTCGCGAAGGCTATGGTTACGCGATGGAAAAAGCCGATACTTCTGCCGGGTGGAGCTTTACTATTTTTGAGGAAGTGTATAACCAGGGCTACCCGCACGAATTGAAACACTTTATAGAATGTGTACGCGAAAATAAAACCCCGCTGGTAACCGGCGAAGATGGCCGCGCGGTGTTAGAGATACTATATGCTGCTTATGCATCTGCCGGGCAAGGCAAAAAGATAAGCCTGCCTTTTACCCCAAAAGTTGACCGCCCCATTGACCTTTGGCTTAATCCCAAACAAGAATAA
- a CDS encoding glucosamine-6-phosphate deaminase — protein MKISVYETYDDMSRAAAELVAQQLAEKPASVVCFPSGDSPTGTLKYLVEWANEGKIDLSQCFFIGLDEWVGMDETDQGSCKYYLKTNFFDKLNTKLTNVTLFDAKAADLDAECERINNFISSKGGLDIMMVGIGMNGHLGLNEPGTPFDLYAHRSALDSVTVQVGQKYFDKETVLTEGITLGLRHLSEAGKAVLIASGEKKAGIIAESLQGTVSTEVPASILQKLPNAIVLLDKDAASQLEHAS, from the coding sequence ATGAAAATTTCAGTATACGAGACTTACGACGATATGTCGAGAGCAGCAGCCGAACTGGTTGCGCAGCAATTAGCAGAAAAACCTGCATCCGTAGTGTGTTTCCCTTCGGGCGATTCGCCTACCGGTACGTTAAAATATCTGGTTGAATGGGCTAACGAAGGCAAGATCGATCTGAGCCAATGTTTTTTCATAGGGCTCGACGAGTGGGTTGGTATGGACGAGACCGACCAGGGCAGCTGCAAATATTACCTTAAAACAAACTTTTTTGATAAGCTGAATACCAAACTAACCAATGTTACCTTGTTTGATGCCAAGGCTGCCGATCTGGATGCCGAATGCGAACGCATCAACAACTTCATCAGCAGCAAAGGCGGGCTGGATATCATGATGGTGGGTATTGGAATGAATGGTCACCTGGGCTTGAACGAGCCCGGCACACCCTTTGACCTGTATGCCCACCGCTCGGCACTTGATTCGGTAACCGTACAAGTTGGACAAAAGTATTTTGATAAAGAAACAGTGTTGACCGAAGGGATAACGCTGGGTTTAAGGCACCTTTCAGAAGCAGGCAAGGCGGTACTGATCGCATCTGGCGAGAAAAAGGCTGGCATTATTGCCGAAAGCCTGCAGGGAACAGTAAGCACCGAAGTACCGGCATCTATCCTGCAAAAACTGCCCAATGCCATAGTGTTGCTTGATAAAGATGCCGCATCGCAACTGGAACACGCGTCGTAG
- a CDS encoding PfkB family carbohydrate kinase encodes MSEKIRQIQEALQNAPELLAGKKVAAGFDGFVDSIVKVVNYKTDNAGTVFFRTIGEFGSYISSKSGSGFSLESEELVQKLGGNMPIMVNAMAGMGTSVNCVGAFGVPHVAPAFAGMHANCMLYSYTNPGFTTAMEFTDGKIMLAQMTDLNHADWLIIKQTVGLANLKAIFGTADLVCLVNWSELDHSNSMWHGLLTDILPGILSGQKHFFFDLSDCSKRSHEAISSAIKLIEQFGTYGKATLSLNRNEANILYKTLITDTPPADLQAVGNKLFTTLAIDTLIIHNAKISVAWDGDGTYVAEPAFIADPKISTGAGDNFNAGYCMGKLLGLATGECLILANATSNIYMNTGESPGIAALASYFSEQ; translated from the coding sequence ATGAGTGAAAAGATAAGGCAAATACAAGAGGCGCTGCAAAACGCCCCTGAATTACTGGCCGGCAAAAAGGTAGCCGCAGGCTTTGATGGCTTTGTAGATTCGATCGTCAAGGTGGTTAATTATAAAACCGACAATGCAGGCACCGTATTTTTTCGCACCATTGGCGAGTTTGGTAGTTATATAAGCAGTAAAAGCGGTTCGGGCTTTAGCCTGGAAAGCGAGGAACTGGTGCAAAAACTGGGCGGCAATATGCCTATTATGGTCAATGCCATGGCTGGTATGGGGACGAGTGTAAATTGTGTAGGCGCCTTCGGGGTACCACATGTGGCGCCCGCCTTCGCAGGTATGCATGCTAATTGCATGTTATATAGCTATACCAATCCTGGTTTTACTACAGCTATGGAGTTTACCGACGGCAAGATCATGCTGGCGCAAATGACCGACCTGAACCACGCCGATTGGCTTATCATTAAACAAACGGTTGGGCTGGCGAACCTTAAGGCGATATTCGGCACTGCTGATCTTGTTTGCCTGGTTAACTGGAGCGAGCTGGACCACAGCAACAGCATGTGGCACGGCCTGCTTACGGATATTTTACCGGGCATATTATCCGGTCAGAAACACTTCTTTTTTGATCTTTCAGATTGCTCCAAACGAAGCCACGAGGCTATATCATCGGCCATAAAACTCATCGAACAATTTGGCACATATGGTAAAGCCACACTAAGCCTAAACCGCAACGAAGCAAATATCCTTTATAAAACGCTGATAACCGATACCCCTCCTGCCGACCTGCAGGCCGTTGGCAATAAGCTTTTTACGACGCTTGCTATCGATACGCTCATCATTCATAACGCCAAAATTTCTGTAGCCTGGGATGGCGACGGTACCTATGTAGCCGAGCCTGCTTTTATAGCCGATCCAAAAATATCTACCGGCGCGGGGGATAACTTTAACGCCGGGTATTGCATGGGTAAGTTGCTTGGCTTAGCTACCGGTGAATGCCTGATACTGGCCAATGCTACCTCAAATATTTACATGAACACCGGCGAAAGCCCGGGGATAGCGGCTTTAGCAAGTTATTTTTCTGAGCAATAG
- a CDS encoding GMC oxidoreductase, with product MSVNSENSNPGNTAANAFDAIVIGSGISGGWAAKELCEQGMKTLVLERGRDVKHLKDYPTATTPPWGFPYRGRVSLKQYKENPLITKAAGYGDDCDHFFVKDADHPYVQEKPFDWIRGYQVGGKSLTWGRATQRWSEFEFTAPERFGYGIGWPIGYKDVAPWYSHVEKFIGICGNKDGLEAMPDGEFQTPFEMNVPLQHIKQTLKDNYTDRHLVHARWAHLTDPKQVHLDQGRGKCQARNMCMRGCPFGGYFSSNSSTLPWAEKTGNLTIRPHSVVHSVIYDEKLGKATGVRIIDANTKETIDFHAKVIFLNASALNTNLILLNSKSKRFPNGLGNDSGVLGKYIAFHNYRASVSGTLDGYLDKYYYGRNPTDLILVNFRNLHKRDTNFYGGYTTFMNAYRDQHPNDTDAGQVGAQYKDALCEPGGWHVFAYLQGETVPVESNHVRLSETEKDQWGIPLLVTSVEYHPNDELMIEDFLTQTAEMLEKAGVKNIRKYNNKQAPGLDIHEMGGVRMGKDPKTSMLNANNQLHACKNVFVTDGACMTSTGNQSPSILYMALTARAATFAANEIKQGNL from the coding sequence ATGTCGGTAAATTCTGAAAATTCTAATCCGGGCAATACTGCCGCGAACGCTTTCGATGCTATTGTTATTGGTTCGGGTATCAGCGGCGGCTGGGCTGCCAAAGAGCTTTGCGAGCAGGGGATGAAAACCCTTGTTTTAGAGCGTGGCCGCGATGTAAAACACCTTAAAGATTACCCAACCGCCACCACCCCGCCCTGGGGTTTTCCGTACAGGGGGCGCGTCAGCCTTAAACAATACAAAGAGAACCCGCTCATCACCAAGGCAGCGGGCTACGGCGACGACTGCGATCACTTTTTTGTGAAGGACGCCGACCACCCATACGTGCAGGAAAAACCTTTCGACTGGATACGCGGCTACCAGGTTGGCGGCAAATCGCTTACCTGGGGGCGTGCAACGCAGCGCTGGAGCGAATTTGAATTTACTGCACCCGAGCGTTTTGGTTATGGCATTGGCTGGCCCATTGGCTATAAAGATGTTGCGCCTTGGTACTCGCACGTCGAAAAATTTATCGGCATCTGCGGTAACAAGGACGGCCTGGAGGCTATGCCCGACGGCGAATTTCAAACCCCGTTTGAAATGAATGTACCGCTGCAGCACATCAAACAAACCCTGAAAGATAACTACACCGACCGCCACCTGGTACATGCCCGCTGGGCGCATTTAACAGACCCTAAACAGGTACACCTTGACCAGGGCCGCGGCAAATGCCAGGCGCGTAACATGTGCATGCGCGGCTGTCCGTTCGGTGGGTACTTCAGTTCAAACTCATCTACCCTGCCCTGGGCCGAAAAAACCGGCAACCTCACTATCCGTCCGCATTCGGTAGTGCATTCGGTTATTTATGACGAAAAACTTGGGAAGGCTACAGGCGTGCGCATCATCGATGCCAATACCAAGGAAACCATCGATTTTCACGCAAAAGTTATCTTCCTGAATGCATCGGCCTTAAATACTAATTTGATATTGCTCAACTCAAAGTCTAAGCGTTTCCCTAATGGATTGGGTAACGATAGCGGCGTGCTGGGCAAATACATCGCGTTCCACAACTACCGGGCATCAGTTTCGGGCACTTTAGATGGGTACCTGGATAAATATTACTATGGCCGTAACCCCACCGACCTAATACTGGTTAATTTCCGCAATTTGCATAAACGCGATACCAACTTTTATGGCGGTTACACTACATTCATGAACGCCTACCGCGATCAGCACCCTAACGATACCGATGCAGGACAGGTAGGAGCCCAATATAAAGACGCCCTGTGCGAACCAGGCGGCTGGCACGTATTTGCTTACCTGCAAGGGGAAACCGTACCGGTTGAGAGCAACCACGTACGCCTTAGCGAAACAGAAAAAGATCAATGGGGTATTCCGTTGCTGGTTACTTCGGTAGAGTATCACCCTAATGATGAGTTGATGATTGAAGACTTTTTAACGCAAACCGCCGAAATGCTGGAAAAAGCGGGCGTTAAAAACATCCGCAAATATAACAACAAACAAGCACCGGGACTTGACATACACGAAATGGGGGGCGTACGCATGGGTAAGGATCCAAAAACATCGATGTTAAACGCTAACAATCAATTGCATGCCTGTAAAAATGTATTTGTTACCGATGGCGCCTGCATGACCAGCACCGGCAACCAAAGCCCGTCGATATTGTACATGGCGCTAACTGCCCGGGCTGCAACTTTTGCCGCGAACGAAATAAAACAAGGAAATTTATAA
- a CDS encoding DUF1080 domain-containing protein: MKKINFLLLAGAVTIAACNSSVKKADNAADTTTVRNDSTTTDYTALLQDSTMSNWHAYGKATVGKAWKLKDGVLHLDASKKADWQSADGGDIVTNEEYENFDLKVEWKISRAGNSGIMFYVHEDTAKYQYPWQTGPETQIADNKENEDGKLIKHRAGDLYDLISISKDVVKPAGEWNKTEVIANNGKLDILVNDEKVLSTTLWDDNWKKLVAGSKFKEWPGFGTYKKGRIALQDHGADVWFRNVEIKKL; the protein is encoded by the coding sequence ATGAAAAAAATAAACTTTTTGCTGCTTGCCGGCGCTGTAACCATAGCCGCCTGTAATTCATCGGTTAAAAAGGCCGATAACGCTGCTGATACCACCACCGTCCGCAACGACAGCACTACAACCGATTACACCGCACTACTGCAGGATTCGACCATGAGCAACTGGCATGCTTACGGCAAGGCTACCGTGGGTAAGGCATGGAAACTAAAGGACGGCGTATTGCACCTTGATGCGTCTAAAAAAGCCGACTGGCAAAGCGCCGATGGCGGCGATATTGTAACGAATGAGGAGTACGAAAACTTTGACCTGAAGGTTGAGTGGAAAATATCGCGCGCGGGAAATAGCGGCATTATGTTTTATGTGCATGAAGATACCGCCAAATACCAGTACCCGTGGCAAACCGGCCCCGAAACCCAGATTGCCGATAACAAGGAAAACGAAGACGGCAAGCTGATCAAGCATCGTGCGGGAGACCTGTACGACCTGATATCAATATCAAAAGATGTAGTTAAACCAGCCGGCGAGTGGAATAAAACCGAAGTGATCGCTAACAACGGTAAACTGGATATCCTGGTGAACGATGAAAAAGTACTATCGACCACCCTATGGGATGATAACTGGAAAAAACTGGTGGCCGGCAGCAAATTTAAAGAATGGCCCGGCTTTGGTACTTACAAAAAAGGCCGTATAGCTTTACAGGACCATGGCGCCGATGTGTGGTTCAGGAATGTTGAGATAAAGAAGCTGTAG
- a CDS encoding group III truncated hemoglobin, which yields MQAQTEILTIDDIKLLVDTFYQRVQADDLIGPIFNERIEGRWPEHLEKMYRFWQTVLLSEHTYFGSPFPPHAKLPVDHQHFAHWLALFSNTVDELFTGEKADEAKWRAGKMAEMFEFKIAYAKKNPLNIV from the coding sequence ATGCAAGCCCAAACAGAAATATTGACCATTGATGATATTAAGCTGCTTGTTGATACCTTTTATCAACGCGTACAGGCAGATGATTTGATAGGGCCAATATTTAACGAGCGTATTGAAGGCAGATGGCCGGAACATCTTGAAAAAATGTACCGCTTTTGGCAAACTGTATTATTGAGCGAGCACACTTATTTTGGGAGCCCTTTTCCGCCTCATGCAAAATTACCGGTAGATCATCAGCACTTTGCTCATTGGCTGGCACTGTTCTCAAACACTGTTGACGAACTGTTCACCGGTGAAAAGGCTGACGAAGCCAAGTGGAGGGCCGGTAAAATGGCCGAAATGTTTGAGTTTAAGATAGCGTACGCCAAGAAAAACCCGTTGAATATCGTTTAG
- a CDS encoding SDR family oxidoreductase: MTISILGCGWYGMALAKSLIAKGVAVNGSTTSPGKLAMLKAEGIMPFIIDLSADNTGFSPEFFNCDVLIIAIPPKSRSGEGGEYVPKLKRVIDAIHHYAVKKVILISSTGVYSEQNTELDEFADPMPNTPSGKILYDAEELFRNQTGLKTTIIRFGGLVGPGRDPGRFFAGKKDIPNGLAPVNMIHQDDCVGLTLAVINKDAFGYTLNACTPHHPPKFAFYTQAAARYGLEQPEFLAELKEWKIISGVTTSKVLGYDFRIKNWFDWLA; the protein is encoded by the coding sequence ATGACAATTAGCATTTTAGGTTGCGGATGGTATGGTATGGCGCTGGCAAAGTCGCTTATAGCTAAAGGTGTAGCGGTTAACGGCTCTACCACATCGCCGGGGAAGCTGGCAATGCTAAAAGCCGAAGGCATTATGCCATTCATTATCGACTTGTCGGCAGATAATACTGGCTTCAGCCCTGAGTTTTTTAACTGCGATGTTTTGATCATCGCTATCCCACCAAAAAGCCGTTCGGGTGAAGGGGGGGAGTACGTACCTAAACTAAAGCGTGTTATTGATGCCATCCATCACTATGCTGTTAAAAAGGTTATCCTTATCAGTTCTACTGGGGTGTATTCGGAACAAAATACAGAACTTGACGAATTTGCTGACCCAATGCCCAACACGCCGTCAGGTAAAATACTTTATGATGCCGAGGAACTGTTCAGGAACCAAACCGGCTTAAAAACCACCATTATACGCTTTGGCGGCCTGGTTGGCCCCGGCCGCGACCCGGGCAGGTTCTTTGCGGGGAAAAAGGACATTCCCAACGGACTGGCACCTGTAAATATGATACACCAGGACGATTGCGTGGGGCTTACCCTTGCGGTAATTAATAAAGATGCTTTTGGGTACACGCTAAATGCCTGTACACCGCACCATCCGCCAAAATTTGCGTTTTACACCCAGGCGGCCGCCCGGTATGGCTTAGAGCAACCGGAGTTTCTCGCCGAACTTAAAGAATGGAAGATAATATCCGGTGTAACTACCAGCAAAGTATTAGGGTATGATTTCCGGATAAAAAACTGGTTCGACTGGCTGGCTTAA
- a CDS encoding YceH family protein: protein MDTPQTLPVLKDIELRVLGSLMEKSKTTPDYYPMTLNGLTAACNQKTARRPVVDYDENTVMLALDTLKRKGLISTATGGSSRATKYKHNFGIVFPVVPSEVAVICLLILRGPQTPGEINTNSGRLYEFEDLDEVTAMLDKLAGGDMPYVLQLPKRPGQKEARYRHLLGGTVIEDDTQDEPSRRASTSELEERLSKVEIELAELKEAFDKLMKELS, encoded by the coding sequence ATGGATACGCCGCAAACTTTGCCTGTTTTAAAAGATATTGAATTGAGGGTGCTTGGGTCGCTGATGGAAAAAAGCAAAACCACGCCCGACTACTACCCTATGACGCTTAATGGCCTCACCGCCGCCTGCAACCAAAAAACCGCCCGCAGACCTGTGGTTGATTATGACGAGAACACCGTAATGCTGGCGCTGGATACTTTAAAACGCAAAGGGTTGATATCAACCGCTACCGGCGGCAGCAGCAGGGCTACCAAGTACAAGCATAACTTCGGCATCGTTTTCCCGGTAGTGCCATCAGAAGTGGCGGTAATATGCCTGCTAATACTGCGCGGACCCCAAACCCCGGGCGAGATCAATACCAACTCGGGCAGGCTGTACGAGTTTGAGGACCTTGACGAAGTAACCGCTATGTTAGATAAACTTGCCGGCGGCGATATGCCCTATGTATTGCAGTTACCGAAGCGCCCGGGTCAAAAAGAAGCGCGCTATCGTCACCTGCTGGGCGGTACTGTTATTGAGGATGATACGCAGGACGAGCCATCGCGCCGGGCATCAACATCAGAACTGGAAGAACGCTTAAGCAAAGTTGAAATCGAACTGGCCGAACTGAAAGAAGCGTTTGATAAGTTGATGAAAGAGCTTAGCTAA
- a CDS encoding TMEM175 family protein: MGKGRLEAFSDGVLAIIITIMVLELKVPHDASWEALQHLGPVFLSYVLSFVYVGIYWNNHHHMLHAAKSVNGAVLWANMFLLFWLSLIPFVTAWMGENHFAQVPVICYGVVLVMNSIAYLILMKLLIKLHGENSVLARAVGSDTKGKISTGIYAAAIVVSFIHSWIAFGMYFIVALIWLIPDSRIERRLADSSGDQQVS, translated from the coding sequence ATGGGTAAAGGGCGTTTAGAAGCGTTTAGCGACGGGGTTTTAGCGATTATAATCACCATAATGGTATTGGAGCTTAAAGTGCCGCATGATGCCAGTTGGGAAGCATTACAGCATCTTGGCCCCGTGTTTTTGAGCTATGTGCTAAGTTTTGTATATGTTGGCATTTACTGGAATAACCACCATCATATGCTGCACGCGGCTAAATCTGTTAATGGCGCGGTGTTATGGGCTAATATGTTTCTGCTGTTCTGGCTGTCGTTAATACCGTTTGTAACCGCATGGATGGGCGAAAACCATTTTGCTCAGGTGCCGGTTATTTGTTACGGGGTAGTGCTGGTAATGAATTCGATAGCATATTTGATATTGATGAAATTGCTGATAAAACTTCACGGAGAAAACTCTGTATTGGCCAGGGCTGTAGGCAGCGATACAAAGGGGAAAATTTCCACCGGAATATATGCAGCCGCCATAGTGGTTTCATTCATCCACTCGTGGATAGCGTTTGGCATGTACTTTATCGTAGCCCTCATCTGGCTTATTCCGGATTCGCGCATCGAGCGTAGATTAGCCGACAGTAGCGGCGATCAACAAGTTAGCTAA
- a CDS encoding glycoside hydrolase family 88 protein translates to MKLKNLACAAACLLFCLPGVAQQQNKFTPKPAVLAIIKKDLAVADAQYKVLAGKLNAEEFPKTYHPETGKQENSGSGWWCSGFYPGTLLNLYEEIPGKFLIDEADRMLALLAKEQYNTHTHDLGFMMYCSFGTANRLNPTPQYKQILINSAKSLSTRFNPKVGAIKSWDSKPSDFLVIIDNMMNLELLFWATRVTGDSSYYKIAVTHANTTIKNHYRPDYSSYHVINYNPETGAVQEKKTAQGFANESAWARGQVWGLYGFTVMYRETGDKKYLDQANNIAKFILDNPNLPADKIPYWDFNAPNIPNALRDASAGAIMASALLELCKYTNKADGRRYFNTAESVIKTLSSSHYRAAIGTNGGFILKHSVGHFPAGTEIDVPLTYADYYFVEAMKRYKVFARK, encoded by the coding sequence ATGAAACTTAAAAACCTTGCCTGTGCAGCCGCTTGTTTGCTTTTTTGCCTGCCGGGTGTGGCCCAGCAACAAAATAAATTTACACCAAAGCCCGCTGTGTTGGCAATTATTAAAAAGGACTTAGCTGTTGCCGATGCCCAATATAAAGTGCTGGCCGGCAAGTTAAATGCAGAGGAGTTCCCCAAAACCTATCACCCGGAAACCGGTAAACAGGAAAACAGTGGTTCGGGGTGGTGGTGCAGCGGTTTTTACCCCGGCACACTTTTAAACCTCTACGAAGAGATACCCGGCAAGTTCCTTATAGACGAGGCAGACCGCATGCTGGCATTATTGGCAAAAGAGCAATATAACACCCACACGCACGACCTGGGTTTTATGATGTATTGCAGCTTTGGTACAGCAAACAGGTTAAACCCAACGCCGCAGTATAAACAGATATTGATAAATAGCGCCAAATCCCTGTCAACCCGCTTTAACCCTAAGGTAGGGGCCATTAAATCGTGGGATAGCAAGCCATCTGATTTTTTGGTGATCATTGATAATATGATGAACCTCGAACTGCTGTTTTGGGCTACCAGGGTGACCGGCGATTCCAGCTATTATAAAATAGCGGTAACGCATGCCAATACAACCATCAAAAACCATTACCGGCCGGATTATAGCTCGTACCACGTAATAAACTACAACCCCGAAACAGGCGCCGTGCAGGAAAAGAAAACCGCACAGGGCTTTGCAAACGAATCGGCGTGGGCAAGGGGGCAGGTGTGGGGCTTGTATGGCTTTACCGTAATGTACCGCGAAACCGGCGACAAAAAATACCTCGACCAGGCTAATAATATTGCCAAATTTATACTGGATAACCCTAACCTCCCTGCAGATAAAATACCCTACTGGGATTTTAACGCGCCCAATATCCCAAATGCGCTGCGCGATGCATCTGCCGGGGCAATTATGGCTTCGGCTTTGTTAGAGCTTTGCAAATACACCAATAAAGCCGATGGACGGCGATATTTTAATACGGCCGAATCGGTTATTAAAACGTTATCATCATCGCACTACCGTGCCGCTATTGGTACCAACGGCGGTTTTATATTAAAGCATAGCGTTGGCCATTTCCCGGCCGGTACAGAAATAGATGTACCGCTCACTTATGCCGATTACTATTTTGTAGAAGCCATGAAAAGGTATAAGGTATTTGCCCGGAAATAA
- a CDS encoding NAD(P)/FAD-dependent oxidoreductase — translation MPREKRDFDAIVVGSGPNGLAAAILMQQNGLSVLLIEGKSQIGGGLRTAELTLPGFKHDICSAIHPLAAASPFFKTLPLAAHGLNYIYPEVDAAHPLEHGNPAVLCRSIDATAHQLGADEDAYKSLMLSVTKNWSLIDTDVLGPLHFPKHPLAMASFGFNAIKPATLLANKFKTKQAKALLAGMAAHSMQPLTNMATSAIALVLLAAGHLQGWPVPQGGSNSIANALAAHFTSLGGHIQTDTYIKSLDQLPSAHAVLFDITPKQLLQIAGHKFSALYKWQLERYRYGVGVYKVDWALSDPIPFSSETCRKAGTVHIGNTLNEIRDAEKQTWSGKHPDKPFVLLAQQSLFDDTRAPQGKHTAWAYCHVPGGSTKDMTAAIEKQVERYAPGFRDIILAKHTMDTVQMEEYNPNYIGGDINGGVIDIGQLFTRPALRYSPYQTSQKGLYICSASTPPGGGVHGMCGYYAAKKALKDIFDINVPGL, via the coding sequence ATGCCCCGCGAGAAAAGAGATTTTGATGCTATCGTAGTTGGTTCGGGCCCAAACGGGCTGGCGGCAGCTATACTAATGCAGCAAAACGGTCTTTCGGTTTTATTAATAGAGGGTAAAAGCCAAATAGGAGGAGGCCTGCGTACGGCCGAGCTGACGCTGCCTGGCTTTAAGCATGATATATGCTCGGCTATACACCCGCTTGCGGCAGCTTCCCCTTTTTTTAAAACACTCCCGCTGGCCGCACATGGCCTTAACTACATATACCCCGAAGTTGATGCCGCTCATCCGCTTGAGCACGGCAATCCAGCTGTTTTATGCCGCAGTATTGATGCAACAGCGCACCAGCTTGGCGCAGATGAAGACGCGTATAAAAGCCTCATGCTGTCGGTAACAAAAAACTGGTCGTTAATTGATACTGATGTATTAGGCCCGCTGCATTTTCCGAAGCACCCGCTGGCTATGGCAAGCTTTGGTTTTAACGCGATTAAACCGGCAACGTTACTGGCCAATAAATTTAAAACCAAGCAGGCAAAAGCGTTACTGGCAGGTATGGCAGCACACAGCATGCAGCCTTTAACCAATATGGCAACATCGGCTATCGCGCTGGTTTTACTGGCCGCCGGGCACCTGCAGGGTTGGCCCGTTCCGCAAGGCGGCTCAAACAGCATTGCAAATGCGCTGGCGGCCCATTTCACATCATTGGGCGGCCATATACAAACGGACACCTATATCAAATCGTTAGATCAGCTGCCATCTGCCCATGCTGTTTTGTTTGATATCACCCCAAAGCAATTGTTGCAAATAGCGGGTCACAAATTTTCGGCCCTATACAAATGGCAGCTGGAGCGTTACCGCTATGGTGTAGGCGTTTACAAGGTTGACTGGGCCCTTAGCGACCCCATACCTTTTAGTTCTGAAACCTGCAGAAAAGCGGGGACGGTACATATTGGTAATACGCTGAATGAGATACGGGATGCCGAAAAACAAACATGGTCGGGCAAACACCCGGATAAGCCATTTGTGTTACTGGCACAGCAAAGTTTGTTTGACGATACGCGCGCGCCACAAGGAAAGCACACCGCATGGGCGTATTGCCATGTGCCCGGCGGGTCGACCAAAGATATGACGGCTGCGATTGAAAAACAGGTTGAGCGCTATGCGCCCGGCTTTAGGGATATTATTTTGGCTAAACATACCATGGATACTGTGCAGATGGAGGAATACAACCCCAATTACATAGGCGGCGACATTAATGGCGGGGTAATAGATATCGGACAGCTTTTTACCCGCCCGGCCTTACGTTATTCACCTTATCAAACATCGCAAAAGGGGCTGTATATTTGTTCGGCTTCAACGCCCCCGGGTGGTGGGGTGCATGGCATGTGCGGATACTATGCCGCCAAAAAGGCTTTAAAAGATATATTTGATATTAATGTGCCTGGTTTATAG